In Streptomyces sp. 71268, the DNA window GCCGACCAGCGCCGCGACGCCGATCAGCAGCCACTTCTTGTACGGGTCGATGCCCATCCGGTACCGGTCGAGCGACTGCTGCTCCAGCGACATCGCGCTCAGCGGCGGGCGCAGCCGGTGGGCCAGCCAGATGTTCACCCCGACGGCCACGGCCATGAGCAGGCCGAAGACGAAGAAGAGGCCGATCTTGGTCACCAACGTCGTCCTGAAGACGGACGAGTAGTGCACCGAGCGGTACCACAGCCAGTCCGTCCAGAACCCCGCGAACATGACGAAGCCCATGGCCAGCACGGCCAGGACGCCCAGCGTCATGAGCAGGGTCCGGACCCGCCGGGACGGTCGGCCGACTCTGATCCGTGGCCCGGTCGGGCCTCCGCCGCGGTCCGGCATCTGGAAAGCCAAGGTGCGCACCTCGAAGTTCGGTGTCGATGAAGCTTGGTGAAGCAGCCCCGAGATACTAGGGCCCACTGATGCAACTTACTCAGGCTTTACTCAGTTCCCGTTTTGGGGTCCGTTCAAGGCACGATATTGACCATGTCCAACCTTCCCCCGGATTCCACGCCCGCGCCCCCCATGGCCGCGAGCCCGCTCACCCGTGCCGTACTGGAGCTCGACGAGTACGCGGCCGGCCTCGGCTGGGACCAGCCGGCCCGGCTGTTCGCCCTGGTCGACACGGCCCGGCTGCGCGCCGACGAGCCGCAGCTCGCCGCGCAGCTCGGCCTCGAAGCCGACGGCCCGGCCGGCTCCCTGACCCCCATTGAGCAGGACGAGCTGCCGGCGGGCGCCGCGCTGGACGAGTTCCTCGCCACCATCGCCTGGCCCGACGCCGTGGCCGGCTGCGCCCTGGTCGTGGAGCGGCTGATGCTGCCGGCCACGGCCGAGACCAGCGTGCCGGAGGGCCTGGACGAGCGACAGTTGGCGGCCTGGGTCGCCAAGCAGCCCGGCCGCCAGGAGGTCCGCATGACGGTCGCGGTGCTGCGGGACGGCGCGCGCGAGTCGGCGCTGCGGCTGCGGGAGAAGGACTCCCCGACCGAGGTGTTGACCGGGGCCGACCTGGTGCCCGGGCTCGCGGAGGCGTTGGCCGCGACGTTCGAGGACTGACGGCCGCTCGCGCCCGGGCGCGGGCGATCGCGAGCCCCGTACGGCCGTCACCCGGCCGGACGGGGCTCGGGCTCCGCCCCGGCGACGGCCGATCGGGGGCGGTCGGGCGGGGCCGATGGAGCAGTGCGGCCAGCGGGTCGGCCAGCGGGGGCGGTGGGGCGCG includes these proteins:
- a CDS encoding PPA1309 family protein, whose amino-acid sequence is MSNLPPDSTPAPPMAASPLTRAVLELDEYAAGLGWDQPARLFALVDTARLRADEPQLAAQLGLEADGPAGSLTPIEQDELPAGAALDEFLATIAWPDAVAGCALVVERLMLPATAETSVPEGLDERQLAAWVAKQPGRQEVRMTVAVLRDGARESALRLREKDSPTEVLTGADLVPGLAEALAATFED